TCATCGGCGGCAACGGAGTTCCGTGGAAAACGGGAACGCGAAGCGAGTTCCTCAACTGGAAGCAACGTCTCGTGGCTTTTTTATTCCACGGCTAAAAGGTCGTAGTTTCCGCGATGTGTTTGACGGGTTGTCGAACAGTATCTGCATGGGTGAAATCGCCACCGACCTTGGTGACAACGATAAGCGAACGAGATCTGCCAGCGGTGGGGGCAGTCGATACGGTGGTGACCTGCGTAAGAACATTCAAGCGTGTAAAGGATTTACGGATCCCGAGCGACCACAGTTCTGGGTGGCATCGAATAGTATTGGCACCGCCGAGCAAGGGCGTGGCTACAAGTGGGCTGGAGGGCAACCTTTGTATACCGCTTGTTACACAATTTTCCCACCCAATCGTGAGATCTGCACTGACGGTGGAGCCCAGCGATCGGGAATCTATACGTTCTCCAGTCGTCACCAGGGAGGATGTCACGTCTTGA
The nucleotide sequence above comes from Neorhodopirellula lusitana. Encoded proteins:
- a CDS encoding DUF1559 domain-containing protein is translated as MENGNAKRVPQLEATSRGFFIPRLKGRSFRDVFDGLSNSICMGEIATDLGDNDKRTRSASGGGSRYGGDLRKNIQACKGFTDPERPQFWVASNSIGTAEQGRGYKWAGGQPLYTACYTIFPPNREICTDGGAQRSGIYTFSSRHQGGCHVLMGDGAVKFITDSVEAGEADTRLTVVFWDEDGDGDDSIVHGSPSVFGLWGALGTVAGDEVIDQDF